From the genome of Oncorhynchus kisutch isolate 150728-3 unplaced genomic scaffold, Okis_V2 Okis09a-Okis19a_hom, whole genome shotgun sequence, one region includes:
- the LOC116360573 gene encoding 28S ribosomal protein S33, mitochondrial-like isoform X2, with protein sequence MASLSNYAVRMARLSARIFGDVARPTDNKSMKVVQLFKEPPMAQKKEVYDWYPQHKIYYALTQKLRYMGLFRDEHEDFKEEMRRLRKLRGKGKPKKGEGKRATKKK encoded by the exons ATGGCCAGCCTGTCCAACTACGCCGTACGTATGGCACGTCTCAGTGCACGTATCTTTGGGGATGTGGCGCGTCCTACGGACAACAAGTCCATGAAGGTGGTCCAGCTGTTCAAGGAGCCGCCCATGGCCCAGAAAAAGGAGGTGTACGACTGGTACCCTCAACACAAGATCTACTATGCCCTTACGCAGAAGCTACGATACATGGGACTCTTCAG AGATGAACACGAGGACTTCAAGGAGGAGATGCGTCGGCTGAGGAAACTGAGAGGCAAAGGGAAACCCAAGaagggtgagggaaagagagcCACCAAGAAGAAATGA